CAAAAATAACgaggtaaatatatataaaaacatgacaATCCATACACCTTTCCCAATTAAGTGCTAACACATGGTTAGTAactggaaaatttaaaaactgccatgtttgtttatgtttttatttttgtttatctaaTAACGAAAtcttttcgttttttaaattatttaaattaaaagttattttaaattggtgttgatgaaatattttcaaatctattgttttgtgtttaccaaaataaaatatggGAGTGAGCAAACTGATTGCATATGTTTGAACAGAATCATAGCCATCATTTTGGTTAACcatcatttatttaattgaaaattatgcAATGGTATTTTGGCGCAATTATAGTTACTGCCACTGCCTACCTCGTTTACAAGCAGATTATTGAAGAAAAGTTGGAACCGATCATCAGGAATCCACTAAACAAGACCGATCTCCTGGAACCGTTTCTGGACAAGGTGTACATATTTGTTAAGGAGGACGGTAACTTCATGGACGTGATGGAAGAAATCGGGACGACCACTTTGAGCATGACTCAAGGTAATTGTATTGAAAGTAAACTGCACTTGACGAAAGATAATGGAGTTTATTGTCTACACCGGATATTCCCTTATAGCTCGCAAAAACTCTCGTTCAGAATTGGGGAGCAGTTTGAAGAAACTACGTTGCATGAGCACAAAGTGAAGTCTGTGATAACGCAACGCAGAAACAATTTGACTCACACTCAGTTCGGTGACGTCACCGTGGTCATCGTTCGGTCGTTCACGAGTGAATCTTTGCTTGTCGAGTACGTTGTGGATAAAACTCACAGAACCGTCTTGCGATACGAGTCAAATGATATATTTTAGCAGAGAGGATGGAGGCCTCTTCTGGACAGCCTACGTAATGACTCGTTATCCTAGAGTGATGTTGGTGAGGAgctattatattgtattaataaatacattaattaactTCCACGAAGTTTATATTTCTTAGGTAATGAATGTTTAAAGTATTTCCTCAGTGATTCACCATTGCTAACTTGATATCAGGAGACAAATGTTGATTGTGTTTCATGATTGAGGTCATCTTGCTAGTTAAACTCTACTATTCCTTCCCAAGTACTAAGTCATTTCGTAACTAATAGCAATAAAAGAGTAATGGATTACTCTACTAGAGTAATAAAGGCCTTTACACTTGCTTCCGCAGTAACAGGAAATTAAGgatccccaggagggttcacttctggctagtttataccttcaagttgaacccacagtggtacagcaaaaactgatgtgtcacttaaatctgggctacgttatggatgtccaggagcggcacatcactaaccgcatcgagattctggggcgcaagggtaattcgatagatctagtctTCTGCGAAAGATGAaagttggagttggtggggttcgttccctaagaggtcaaaggttcttgccagtcTAGAAATAAGGgagtgccaccccctgcctactttgactggaaacgctggttcagagctggcttctccttatTCCCAGGGGACATTActtgagattagtgtcctaaGCCTTTCCTCATGCATCTCGACATGAGACGGCCCATATTCCCAACCTCACCCATCcaaaatattctgtcactccggaagcagcacaagtTCCTTATAGGACTATGTGCGattttctaagcttcttttaCTAAGAGAAGAAAAAAGGTTAAGAATAGAAACCCTCTCCTGCCAACATCCCATCAGGAGTGATAGTTAGGCTGTATCTCAATCATGTCCCCTTGGAGGAAGGGAAGGCCAGATCTGTTCCAGTCTCTTCAGTCAAAACGTATAGAGGACAGTACTCTCTCATGTTCAGGTTAGCAACAGTCTTTAACGGTGAAGGAGCTCCATTCAATTCACTGGACTTATTAATCCAATCTTCCATCCAATacctcgacatttgcggttagtgatgtgtttCTCccttggacatccataaggttgcccagatataGAAACACATCGGTTTTTCTGGACTCAGTGTAGATTCATTTGGCTGCGACTTGTTTGGttgcttgaaaaataaaatgacaaaCTTGCCTGTGGCTGCGACACAACAAGGTCATGCTAATTTGTTTGGATCACACAGGGAAATACTACTTTAGTATTACAAATATTCGAAGGGCTTGTTTACTTAATCATCAAATTATTGTCAGTAATTCGTTTTTTATAAgctatatcattaataattaaatactgaaaaaatcATTTGGGCAATAGTAATTAGTCGTTTTTAAGGATACAGTTTTCTAACTGTTCATTTTTACACCGATGCTAATATAATTGATTTCCTTCAACGTAAATCATGACGATCTAAACCTAAATCTCTCATAGTACTGGTTATTTGAACCAGCATTTGGGTGGGCAGGCACAGTAACCcctaaatatgtttcaaaattacttaaaaacttgaaatagCCTATAAGTGACAGAATTAGTTTTGAGAGTATTCggtattatgattttataaaaaaatatatacattacagtAATGAAAACAACAGAccaaattatacaagtttatagaactgattaaaagaaaaaaaatttaagtgtaGCATTTTGTTAGTGAcagtttattaaactatttaatgggctatgtcataaatatattttatgagcCATGTGCCATTTtgacaaataatataacatatcacTCTTAACAGTGACTGTTCATTTAACTTAAGCGGATTGCAACATAGCCTGTGGCGCAGTCTGGTGCATTATTTTCTACTTGCATGCATTTGCCTCCGAGTCCATAAAATAGTTGAGTGTAAGGTGTAATTTTACCTTCAAAATAAAAagctatttcatatttttaccactTAGCCAATTATATATTTCTGCATTCCTTGTCCCAAGTTGTGAATATTGGccatgaaataaataaacgttttctacACGAAACGTAATAGAATATGCGATACTGCTTAAGTTTCTATAGTAGATATTCGGGAATTACTGGAACTTTTAAGTCATTTCCTGATTTTAATTAAGGCCCCACTATACTAATCTTTGCTTCAATAGAATGTCATTAGGACAATCGCTCGAGTAAGTTTGAATGTTAAATCTCGACTGTCGCTAGATTGCGCTAGAAGCAAAGCGTTTAATCCACTTAGGCCTTCTGGAGCGATCCGCCTCCGAGCTGTCCAACTCTCGAACTTCCAGCTGAATGTCACAGATAGCAGCTGACACCCCTGTCAGGATGATTCTCTTAACTCAATGCGTTCTCATCAACGTCCTATTGTCTGACAATAATTAGATATTGACGAACTGTAATGAAGGTTTCCGTTATTTTTCGGTCACGGACAAATATTAaggtttgataattttttcagttgttaaatcaagctttttttaaatatttagtttctaaaaCATCCCAGATGCAGACGCCTGTTGTTGGTTTTTCTTAAAACTAGGCTGTGATCACGTGTCCCACAGACACGTGACTTAGGATATTCATAAGTCATCTGTGTGCAGATTACCTGAATATTAACTATATCTATGTTGGATAACAATGAGAAAGGTGGTTGAATTCTAGACATACAATTCTGGCAAAGGTAAGTGTAACAATGATTAAACTGTTTACCTACAAGGATTTATCCAGGTATTAGCCAAGTATCTTATTTCCTACGTGGAAAATCTCCATAGAATATAGcctgtaattgaaaaaaaattggaaagactgtttaaatttactgtacagtttattttttacctcTGATTGGATTTActttacgtttaatttttttaaataaagtggtAGAGAAGTTCAATATAGCACTAATTCCGCTTCAAATAAATGAAGTCATTTTCCATTTAGTGTAACTtactttctatttatttatttgggaggataataaaatatacattttattgattaaattgttGACAAAACATGAAgtttttgataacaagttagaagcACATTATAATCTGCTTACTATTTATCATAATCATATCTTCAGCTGTATGATCATACGTTCGTTATAATACATTCCAGTTTAAAAGGCATAAAAGATAATATCCtgaaacattacataaataatcCTAACTGGAAAGTGTAAAATAACTTTCATTTATATCCTCACTATTTATTCCAGTGGGTTATAGCAATAAAATTTGACGTaggatcaaaaatgtttataattgttaCATATCAGAGTGATTATTGATGAGAAATCCCTTTTCAACGGCTGAAACCGCTATTTATGAAAATCACGAGCCAATTTTCAATCTTTCCGGTACTTTAGTCGAAACTTAATGGCtgtcaatttttaaatatctatagatAACTGcgccaacataaaatttatttctagctACACATTGTGGCATCTGGATCACtagaaattataatgaaattatacaaGTATAAAAGTTATCAGTTATAACATATGAGAAAGAGATACAGAGAATCAAATTCCGTGGAGAAACAATGTTGGGTTTGAGagatcacaaataaaattaaaagtggaaAACAATTACAGCCAAAGATGGAAGGATAGGTGAAACATGAGGTAGAAAGGGTGGACTTAATGAGGATAGATGCCAACTCACCGATGTTGAGCTGTTGATAGTTCATCAGAACCCGCAATGAGATACCACTGTTCAGTTGATCGATGAGAACCTCAGAACTAGCGATGATAAGGTTTGTTTATGTTAACTGTTAAAGTTTTTTCACAGTACAGCAGTTTATTCGTATTTCATTTTGTAGAGATATAGAGTCTTAACTCGCTTCATACCAGGGGGGTTTCCACGGTTGCAGTGGGATCTCAACGCGTACGTTAAGTGGTTTAATTTATCACTGGCTTTGGCTTTGTTATCTTCATTACACCACTATCAATCATTGTATCTGATAGAGAAAAATGAAATCCTAATAGTTTTGCTAAGAGCTAATCTAGAGAACCGCTGGACTAATTCggcaaaatatatttgtaaaatatttttttaaacttgagatAGTTTTATATCAAGAGAAAGATCGGTAAGTGTCccgtaatattttataattctggaaaaaactgtaatatttatattaaatagtcCCAATTTAACTGTTACCAACACTTTTCGTTGAAGTTCACAAAGAGGTTGAATCCTTTGtttgcatttaaatatatagaactatgcttgatcagtagtgtaatggagcgagcaaagttaatatctaaatgTTACTCCATATTTTGCCATTGACGAATTTAAAACAACTCATTCattgaaaatactaattaaagGGGATCggtaaacaaaaatgtttaaaatctatttgaattttgtattagaaattatcctttaaaatagtagctttattttgatataatttttatggtAAAACTTCATCGGGAAGTACTTTATATATGTTTTCAAAGATAACATATCATTCCAAAAAGTAAACTGGCACTGGAATAGTGTGGAAGAATTCATTATAGTACACTCTACAGTTTTTTGTTTCCATAAGTTGGTAGTTTACTTAGATGCTTTGACAGTCGAAACAGATGATAGacagaaaaattgttttagtttctgTCGagagtattgtttatttgtacGGTGTTATCCGGAAGCTactattttttacagtttttttcacCAAGGaccttaagaaataaaattagtaggAATTACAGACTGTGTTTGACTCAATATGAAAACTGAATATCATTTTGACGATCTGTTTTTGTTTTCTGCCTATCGAAGGAAGCCATGCCGGCGACAAGATGGCTactctgttcctatctactatttgttataggCTATACATATGtatgcattataaatataactagttCGTAGTCGACATTTACCTgcgctcatgtgatctgagcttgaactATCTCGAGACCTTTTTTCTGTTTTCGGCAGCAGTGAGGGGAGGCGCtaccgaagcccgcactgatggccggGGACATTTCCGATCGGTATACTTTCTATACCACAGATCAAGTACCGGATCACCCTACGTGATTTGAGGTTGGAAAATTTGGACGACTGTGGCGTGATCTGAGGTCGAGAAAGTACAGATCGGAAATGCCAGGCTTCTGCCGTACTTCTGCCGATAAAaggaaaacatccctcgagatagtaccctaATTACGGATGGACATGCACCGTCATAAGTATTGTCTATTAGGAAATcaagtttcatacaaattttaaatcgtACGGTTttaatctttctcgagatatcttagaGGTAGCTATGATATATCTATTGCGATATCACTATTGTAGCGTCACCTTTCTTATAGCGCTACATACACAATTTCAAGACACTATCGTATTTCTTTAGACTCCTTGCGTTAATATGACATCCAATGTTCAAATCTATGCATAAATGAATTGTCTGTATGTaatttatagaatcgtaaactatttgaccgatcattatgaaaatttttatgtatatgtattttatcaCGGAGGTTTATCTGCTATGCTTgtatatgtaaagttttaaaagctCCTGCACATTATGAACTGCAATTACGAGGcagttacttatattaaatagacaaacactatttgaaggcgctaagttatgatgtatacttgttttaaaatacatttctggttaaCTTAAAGCTttaatgttagaccactttataataaggtacatgtacgtgtacaattgctataaacatacactattGACATATATCCAGGATcatagcaacaaggcaaactctacatcgccattggaaatataattcacttaaaccgGAAGTGCGCTCGTATACGAGCAAAGCTTAACAAAAAGTGGGCGAAGCCacgttaataattattataaatttatttacactgcgATTTTTTTGTTGTAACTATGGTGAAAAAATATTCTCTGACAATCAGCCAAATTCTttaaagtgacatgcaccatcgcaAATCCTgctatataaattaagcttcctccaatattttaaaccaaaggaTCAGTTATTTCCAGACGTATCAGgcctacaaacatacaaaaaaataggCAGACAAAAATGCAATTCGTTCCAGCCCATCAAAACAAATGCTtcactagcgctcagccaattatatattgctataaaatatgtaatttatataacaagAGATAgattccaataattattaaacacgCTTTAACCCACAACGTTGAGAACAAGCAATGGTAAAAGCtagttaatatacaaataaataggcAGACAAACATTCAATTCGTTCCAACCCATCAAATCAaacacttcgctaacgctcagccaattagatATTGCTATAAAATATGTGATTTCTATAACAAGAGATAgattccaataattattaaacacaCGTTCACCAACAACTTTGAGAACAAGCAATGGTAAAAGTTAGTTCTGCATAAAGATAATCCACCGATACTTGGCATAcacataaattgtattaatatatggATCATCCAATTATAGAATCTTGTAGAGCATTGATAACACTGCAAGCAGGTTGACGCAGACATCTGACATTTGACAGTCTGCAGAGTTAATCAGATATCACCGCACAATCACCCCCTGTTCTTCCCCCCGACCACCCACCACCTTACACTATACACCTTACACAAACCACCTTCCATGTGTGGATACGTGACAATGTTACCAAGCGCTTTGTATTCATGGCAGCATCTGATTATAGCTTATTGTTTTCCCTGTGTTCTCCAGATCGTATCGTTCGTGGCAAACAGTTTAGATATCCTTTGTTAAATGCAAACAGGTGATAAGCAAAATAATTTACTCACTgaattacttgtatttttaaattacctattattttattcaatgctGATTCTTGATAGCTTGAACTTTCATGATTTTCTTGCTTATCCaaacgtattttaaataataaaatatattctttagtataaaggaaacaggatttatccGGACATtcgtcatcgttcagtgaaaaaaatcagCACATTGCAAAATGGTTCggtttggtatgatttgtttatttcaacgtagtttgtaattatttattagattagttatttacctgaagaagagatcagattgcagatttcgaaacgtagtgttactgattttttgtttcactgaacgatggcaaatgtccgaaagaaatcctgtttccttcacaatcctttcatcgtcaaaaataaacttctttattgTAATTTCAAATTTGAGTGAAATGAATTCCTCGAATTTCAATCTCTcctgattttttataaaatgcgtACTTCACTCCAGAAGTATGTGCAACACTCGATTTTAGGTAAGATCTTCATGTGACGACTTTGAAATCATTAAATCAGTTTCAAAATTACCCCATGCCAACTCAAgagtttaaaacatataaaaaaattcaattatttaataacgTTATTTGAGCTCATAAAGGGGGTTTTTAACGTCATGTTGTTTATACTCCTAACCtcctttaaaactatttaattgaatactaataattataaacacttttattatacaggtttaaaaataaacaaacttgacagtaacaatataataaatttatttttcttgttacaCGATGAATAGTATTAATTCAAAACATACCAAATAAATATACCAAAGCTATCAAAATCAGTTATAAAAGTACCTTACCGGCGTCTATATCTTTTCTGTAagatattgtaattattacatttggAACATCGTGTAACAGAGAATAACGTCAAGtactacatttttttaaggaTGTGATTATTTATCCATagtacaatgtttaaatattaaatatatcagtcATAATTTTATGAAGTGTGAAAACTATGGTTTCTTAATACAGCTCCCTTAAATATCACAATTTAACTGATCGATTTGCTTGAAGGTCGAAGGACGGATATTGTTACTTTCCAAGACAGCATTAACCAAGGCTTCGTACTGAGGCCTCTGCCCTGTGCCGTCTAGATCTTGTTCCCTACTGAGTAACCAACAGGAATCTGAAAAAAACATATAAGTTCAGTTTATAATACATAGTATTCTTCATTCACTGTGTTGTTTTCATATACTTTTATTGAGCATTTTATCACTTGAAAATTGTTTCATAGTTAATTTTCGCTTCTTAATTAATTAGTTccttatgaatttttttatatataaaccaaAAACTTTAGTATTCTCTAG
This genomic stretch from Homalodisca vitripennis isolate AUS2020 chromosome 6, UT_GWSS_2.1, whole genome shotgun sequence harbors:
- the LOC124365158 gene encoding fatty acid-binding protein 9-like; this encodes MQWYFGAIIVTATAYLVYKQIIEEKLEPIIRNPLNKTDLLEPFLDKVYIFVKEDGNFMDVMEEIGTTTLSMTQGNCIESKLHLTKDNGVYCLHRIFPYSSQKLSFRIGEQFEETTLHEHKVKSVITQRRNNLTHTQFGDVTVVIVRSFTSESLLVEYVVDKTHRTVLRYESNDIF